One [Clostridium] saccharolyticum WM1 DNA segment encodes these proteins:
- a CDS encoding class I SAM-dependent methyltransferase, translating to MNDISPELKKLFIKYHGDTKKLLQENPKLDYLYAFSEIRENLLEWYEFDEAGSLLQIGSDYGALTGLYSRRVRQVTVLDPDRGNLSVNRLRNEGQENIRYIAGDIDSFEEEGFDYVVMVGSLQPPYDTHIKKAKSLLKPEGKLILSLCNRLGLKYQAGAVPDRNRLSRTEVLELLCGEDKTRGKAEFYYPMPDYRLPITLYSDGYLPGKGDLTHAILAYDYPKYLRFDLGKMYDEVCEGKQFETFANSFLTIWSSHEEN from the coding sequence ATGAATGATATCAGCCCTGAACTTAAAAAACTGTTTATAAAATACCATGGAGATACCAAAAAGCTGCTGCAGGAAAATCCCAAACTGGATTATCTGTATGCCTTTTCGGAGATCCGTGAAAATCTGCTGGAATGGTATGAATTCGATGAGGCGGGATCTCTGCTTCAGATAGGGTCTGATTATGGCGCTCTCACCGGCTTATACAGCAGACGGGTGAGACAGGTGACGGTCCTTGACCCGGACCGGGGCAATTTATCGGTCAACCGTCTTCGCAATGAGGGTCAGGAAAACATCCGGTATATAGCCGGAGACATAGATTCCTTTGAAGAGGAAGGCTTTGATTATGTGGTGATGGTAGGTTCTTTACAGCCGCCTTATGACACACATATAAAAAAGGCAAAATCTCTTTTAAAACCGGAAGGAAAGCTGATTCTTTCCCTATGCAACCGCTTGGGTCTTAAATATCAGGCCGGTGCGGTTCCTGACAGGAACCGCCTTTCCAGGACCGAGGTATTGGAGCTTTTGTGCGGAGAAGACAAAACCAGGGGCAAGGCAGAATTTTACTATCCCATGCCGGATTACCGCCTGCCCATCACCCTGTATTCCGATGGATATTTACCCGGTAAGGGAGATTTGACCCATGCCATCCTGGCCTATGATTATCCCAAGTATTTAAGGTTTGATTTGGGTAAGATGTATGACGAAGTATGTGAGGGAAAGCAGTTTGAGACGTTTGCCAATTCATTTTTAACCATTTGGAGCAGCCATGAAGAAAATTAA
- a CDS encoding ABC transporter ATP-binding protein, with product MSVESNNKAISVNNVTKIYKLYDKPADRLKEALSLTHKNYHRDFYALNGISFDVEKGQTVGIIGTNGSGKSTILKIITGVLTPTSGSLEVNGVISALLELGAGFNMDYTGIENIYMNGTMMGFSKKEMDGKLQDILDFADIGDFVYQPVKTYSSGMFVRLAFALAINVEPEILIVDEALSVGDVFFQAKCYRRMEEIRKNGTTILMVTHDMGAIIKYCDRVVVLNKGNFIAEGEPGKMVDLYKKILANQMEDLGEELEEIRNGVLSDFSGEQASVRVQSQSSRQEGLMKEKLTVNPNRTEYGDKRAEIVDFGLLDERGNVTNLLLKGERFTIKERIHFHTKIETPIFTYTIKDKRGADLTGTNTMYEDSDVQAVGKGDEYEVEFSQKMTLQGGEYLLSMSCTGFENGEHVVYHRLYDIANITVISNKNTVGIYDMEPEVSLKLFRAGE from the coding sequence ATGTCCGTAGAATCGAACAACAAAGCAATTTCTGTTAATAACGTAACAAAGATCTATAAATTATATGACAAGCCTGCTGACCGGTTAAAGGAGGCGTTAAGCCTGACCCATAAAAACTACCACCGGGATTTCTATGCTTTAAACGGCATTTCTTTTGATGTGGAAAAGGGACAAACCGTAGGGATCATCGGTACCAATGGATCAGGCAAGTCTACCATACTGAAAATCATTACAGGAGTCCTGACCCCAACCTCAGGCAGTCTGGAGGTCAACGGAGTGATTTCCGCTCTGCTGGAGCTGGGGGCCGGGTTTAATATGGATTATACGGGAATCGAAAATATTTACATGAACGGCACCATGATGGGGTTTTCCAAAAAAGAAATGGATGGGAAGCTTCAGGATATCCTGGATTTTGCGGACATCGGGGATTTTGTCTATCAGCCTGTGAAGACCTATTCCAGCGGTATGTTTGTCCGCCTGGCGTTTGCCCTTGCAATTAACGTGGAGCCTGAGATCCTGATTGTGGACGAGGCATTGTCCGTGGGAGACGTATTTTTCCAGGCAAAATGCTACCGCCGCATGGAGGAGATCCGTAAGAACGGAACCACCATTTTGATGGTTACACATGACATGGGAGCGATTATTAAATACTGTGACCGAGTCGTGGTTTTAAATAAAGGGAATTTTATTGCCGAAGGAGAGCCTGGTAAGATGGTGGATCTCTACAAAAAGATCCTGGCCAACCAAATGGAGGACCTTGGGGAAGAACTGGAAGAAATAAGAAATGGCGTATTAAGTGATTTCTCCGGGGAACAGGCTTCTGTCCGGGTGCAGTCCCAAAGCTCCCGCCAGGAGGGGCTAATGAAGGAAAAGCTGACCGTTAACCCCAACCGTACCGAATACGGCGACAAAAGGGCGGAAATCGTGGATTTCGGACTACTGGACGAAAGAGGAAATGTGACTAACCTTCTTCTGAAAGGGGAACGCTTTACCATAAAGGAACGGATCCATTTTCATACCAAGATAGAAACGCCTATCTTTACCTATACCATAAAGGATAAACGGGGTGCCGATTTAACCGGCACCAACACCATGTACGAGGACTCAGATGTACAGGCCGTGGGAAAAGGCGATGAATATGAGGTGGAGTTCAGCCAGAAAATGACCCTTCAGGGAGGGGAGTATCTCCTTTCCATGAGCTGCACCGGATTTGAGAACGGAGAACATGTGGTTTACCACCGCCTGTATGACATTGCAAACATTACGGTCATTTCCAATAAAAATACGGTAGGTATTTATGATATGGAACCGGAAGTAAGCTTAAAGCTTTTCCGGGCAGGAGAGTGA
- a CDS encoding ABC transporter permease, translating into MNYLVSLIKEIIAKRKLILDLSKADFKKRFVGSYFGIAWMFLQPMATVLVYFFVFQMGFKSVPPVPDYPYVLWLIPGIVPWFYFSEVLNMGTGCLQEYNYLVKKVVFRVEILPVIKMISCLMVHGIFAVIMILVFFCYGFFPKASWIQILYYSFASSMLSLAIAYFTSAIHVFFKDMAQIIGIFLQFGMWMVPIMWAPEMFSSIPSWLPVLLKLNPFYYIVAGYRDSMLTGNWLTERPTLGLYFWSVTLVLMLLGLKVFKKLRPHFSDVL; encoded by the coding sequence ATGAATTATCTGGTTTCCTTAATAAAAGAAATCATTGCAAAAAGAAAGCTCATTCTGGATTTGTCAAAGGCAGATTTTAAAAAACGGTTTGTAGGCTCCTATTTCGGGATCGCATGGATGTTTTTGCAGCCGATGGCAACGGTTCTGGTGTATTTTTTCGTATTCCAGATGGGCTTTAAAAGCGTGCCTCCTGTTCCGGATTACCCCTATGTGCTTTGGCTGATTCCAGGGATTGTGCCCTGGTTCTATTTCAGCGAGGTGCTGAACATGGGAACGGGCTGCCTGCAGGAATATAATTATCTGGTGAAAAAAGTGGTGTTCCGGGTGGAGATCCTCCCGGTCATCAAAATGATTTCCTGCCTGATGGTACATGGCATTTTTGCAGTTATTATGATCCTGGTATTTTTCTGCTACGGCTTTTTTCCAAAGGCAAGCTGGATCCAGATCCTGTATTATTCCTTTGCAAGTTCCATGCTGTCTCTGGCCATTGCCTATTTTACCAGCGCCATTCATGTTTTTTTTAAAGATATGGCTCAGATCATAGGGATCTTCCTGCAGTTTGGGATGTGGATGGTGCCCATTATGTGGGCTCCGGAAATGTTTTCGTCGATTCCTTCCTGGCTGCCGGTTCTCCTTAAGCTGAATCCCTTTTATTATATCGTGGCAGGGTACCGGGACAGCATGCTGACCGGAAACTGGCTGACCGAACGGCCGACCCTGGGTCTTTACTTCTGGTCGGTGACCCTTGTCCTGATGCTTTTGGGGCTGAAAGTATTTAAAAAGCTGCGTCCGCATTTTTCCGATGTGCTGTGA
- the rfbC gene encoding dTDP-4-dehydrorhamnose 3,5-epimerase codes for MGKIKVTACGIKGLFVIEPAVFHDSRGYFMETYNQNDFQEAGLDMVFVQDNQSMSAKGVLRGLHFQKQFPQGKLVRVVRGKVFDVAVDLRSSSETYGKWFGVELSAENKKQFYIPEGFAHGFLVLSDEAEFAYKCTDFYHPGDEGGILWSDPSIGIDWPIEEGMELIISDKDQKWGGIRETFKF; via the coding sequence ATGGGAAAGATAAAGGTAACAGCATGCGGAATCAAAGGGCTTTTTGTCATTGAACCTGCGGTATTTCACGATTCCAGAGGATATTTCATGGAAACCTACAACCAGAATGATTTTCAGGAAGCAGGACTCGACATGGTTTTTGTACAGGATAACCAGTCCATGTCCGCAAAGGGCGTACTGCGGGGGCTTCATTTTCAGAAGCAGTTTCCCCAGGGAAAGCTGGTGCGGGTAGTGAGAGGAAAGGTGTTTGACGTGGCGGTGGATCTGCGTTCCTCTTCCGAAACCTATGGAAAATGGTTCGGCGTGGAGCTGTCTGCGGAAAATAAAAAGCAGTTCTACATCCCGGAGGGCTTTGCCCATGGATTTTTAGTTCTGTCGGATGAGGCGGAATTCGCATACAAGTGTACCGACTTTTATCACCCCGGTGATGAGGGCGGAATTTTATGGAGCGACCCTTCCATCGGCATTGACTGGCCCATTGAGGAAGGCATGGAGCTGATAATTTCCGATAAGGATCAGAAGTGGGGCGGGATCCGGGAGACCTTCAAATTTTAG
- the mmsB gene encoding multiple monosaccharide ABC transporter permease: MENKMKLSEGLKKYTMVIVLAVVIILFTANTGGKMLLPQNVNNLIAQNAYVFILATGMLFCILTGGNIDLSVGSVVCFVGAVGGSMMINMGINPYLTLLAMAIMGVLVGAWQGFWIAYVRIPPFIVTLAGMLMFRGLSNVVLQGMTLSPIPEPFLNLFNTYVPDLFGIQGFNLTCFLAGIIGCLVFVALEFLNRRRKLQKGYRVDPIGGMAVKMALISIVVLFFMYKLARYKGIPNALIWVTVIIGIYSYISSKTTTGRYFYAVGGNEKATRLSGIDTNKVYFLAYLNMGLLAAVAGMVTVARLNSANPTAGNSYEMDAIGACFIGGASAYGGTGTVPGVIVGATLMGVLNLGMSIMGVDQNLQKVVKGAVLMAAVIFDVVSKRKSFIVKQ, from the coding sequence ATGGAGAATAAAATGAAATTATCTGAGGGATTAAAGAAATATACGATGGTGATCGTTCTGGCCGTTGTGATCATTCTTTTCACTGCCAATACCGGAGGAAAAATGCTTCTGCCCCAGAATGTGAACAATCTGATTGCTCAGAACGCCTATGTATTTATTCTGGCTACGGGCATGCTTTTTTGCATCCTTACGGGAGGAAACATCGACTTATCCGTCGGCTCTGTGGTCTGCTTTGTCGGAGCGGTAGGCGGAAGCATGATGATCAACATGGGGATCAATCCTTATCTGACTTTACTGGCAATGGCAATCATGGGTGTTCTGGTAGGCGCATGGCAGGGCTTCTGGATCGCCTATGTGCGGATCCCTCCCTTTATCGTGACTCTGGCCGGCATGCTTATGTTCCGTGGATTATCCAATGTGGTTCTTCAGGGGATGACCCTGTCCCCGATTCCGGAGCCTTTTTTAAACCTGTTTAATACGTATGTCCCGGATCTATTCGGGATCCAGGGGTTTAACTTAACCTGCTTTCTGGCAGGGATCATTGGCTGTCTGGTCTTTGTGGCCCTGGAATTTTTAAACCGCAGACGAAAGCTTCAAAAGGGATACCGGGTGGATCCCATAGGAGGCATGGCGGTCAAAATGGCTCTCATCAGTATTGTGGTCCTGTTTTTCATGTATAAGCTGGCCAGGTATAAGGGCATTCCCAATGCCCTGATCTGGGTGACCGTGATCATCGGGATCTACAGCTATATATCTTCCAAAACCACTACCGGACGGTATTTTTACGCTGTGGGCGGAAATGAAAAGGCCACAAGACTGTCCGGCATTGACACCAACAAGGTGTATTTTCTGGCTTATTTAAATATGGGGCTTCTGGCAGCAGTGGCAGGCATGGTGACTGTGGCCCGGTTAAATTCTGCCAATCCCACGGCAGGAAACAGCTATGAAATGGATGCCATCGGCGCCTGTTTTATCGGAGGTGCCTCTGCCTACGGCGGCACCGGAACCGTACCGGGAGTAATTGTGGGAGCGACCCTCATGGGCGTGCTGAATTTAGGCATGAGCATTATGGGTGTGGACCAGAACTTACAGAAGGTGGTAAAGGGGGCGGTTCTTATGGCAGCGGTTATTTTTGATGTGGTAAGTAAGAGAAAGTCGTTTATTGTTAAGCAATAA
- the mmsA gene encoding multiple monosaccharide ABC transporter ATP-binding protein codes for MAKILLEMKNITKTFPGVKALDNVNLQVEEGEIHALVGENGAGKSTLMNVLSGIYPYGTYEGDIIYSGEICKFNHINDSEQKGIVIIHQELALVPYMTIAENMYLGNEKGKRYAINWNETYGEADRYLKTVGLMESSHTLIKDISVGKQQLVEIAKALAKKARLLILDEPTASLNEDDSRSLLELLLKFKSEGLTSIIISHKLNEIAYVADKITVIRDGSTIETLDRKKDAITEDRIIKGMVGRELVDRFPRRCDVEIGEKAMEVEHWNACHPLYSDRKVVSDVSFYVRKGEVVGICGLMGAGRTELAMSIFGKSYGVKISGTVRINGKEVSLNSVRAAIRHKLAYVTEDRKGNGLILGNPIKINTTLANMQAVSRHTMIDKDKEIAVAEDYRDKLKTKCPTVEQNVGNLSGGNQQKVLLSKWMFAEPDILILDEPTRGIDVGAKYEIYCIMNRLASEGKSIIMISSELPEVLGMSDRIYIMNEGRMVGEVSAKEATQEKIMACILKSDKQHKDTPECTEKRENQRKGE; via the coding sequence TTGGCAAAAATACTTTTGGAAATGAAGAACATAACCAAGACATTTCCAGGCGTCAAAGCTCTGGATAATGTAAACCTTCAGGTAGAGGAAGGGGAAATCCATGCCCTGGTGGGTGAAAATGGAGCTGGCAAATCTACCCTGATGAACGTACTCAGCGGCATTTATCCTTATGGAACCTATGAGGGAGATATTATTTACAGCGGAGAAATCTGCAAATTCAACCATATCAATGACAGTGAACAAAAGGGGATCGTCATCATTCATCAGGAGCTGGCCCTTGTCCCCTATATGACAATCGCAGAAAACATGTATCTGGGAAATGAAAAGGGGAAAAGGTATGCGATCAACTGGAACGAAACCTATGGGGAGGCAGACCGGTATTTAAAAACTGTGGGGCTTATGGAATCCTCTCATACCTTGATCAAGGACATCAGCGTAGGCAAGCAGCAGCTGGTGGAAATTGCAAAGGCCCTTGCAAAAAAAGCCAGGCTTTTGATCCTGGATGAGCCTACCGCATCATTGAATGAAGATGATTCCAGATCCCTTCTGGAGCTTTTGCTGAAATTCAAGTCCGAGGGGTTAACCTCCATCATAATTTCTCATAAACTGAATGAAATTGCCTATGTGGCGGATAAGATCACAGTCATCCGCGACGGCTCGACCATAGAAACTCTGGACCGGAAAAAGGATGCCATTACGGAGGACCGGATCATCAAAGGCATGGTGGGCCGGGAGCTGGTGGACCGCTTTCCCAGACGCTGTGACGTGGAAATTGGCGAAAAGGCCATGGAAGTGGAGCACTGGAATGCCTGCCATCCATTGTATTCAGACCGGAAGGTGGTAAGCGATGTGTCCTTTTATGTGAGAAAGGGTGAGGTGGTCGGAATCTGCGGCCTGATGGGAGCAGGCCGGACAGAGCTTGCCATGAGTATTTTCGGAAAGAGCTACGGCGTTAAGATATCCGGAACGGTCCGTATCAATGGAAAAGAAGTCTCACTGAACTCAGTCAGGGCTGCCATTCGCCATAAGCTTGCCTATGTGACGGAAGACCGGAAGGGCAACGGCCTGATCCTGGGAAACCCCATTAAGATCAACACAACCCTTGCCAATATGCAGGCTGTCAGCCGTCATACCATGATTGACAAGGATAAGGAAATTGCTGTGGCAGAGGATTACCGGGATAAGCTGAAAACCAAGTGTCCCACCGTGGAGCAGAATGTGGGAAATCTAAGCGGTGGAAACCAGCAGAAAGTCCTTCTCTCAAAATGGATGTTTGCAGAGCCTGATATTCTGATATTAGATGAACCGACCAGAGGGATCGACGTGGGGGCAAAATATGAGATTTACTGTATTATGAACCGTCTGGCTTCGGAAGGCAAATCAATTATTATGATATCGTCGGAGCTGCCGGAGGTGCTTGGGATGTCAGACCGCATTTATATCATGAATGAAGGCCGTATGGTGGGAGAGGTCAGCGCAAAAGAGGCAACCCAGGAGAAGATCATGGCCTGTATCTTAAAATCAGATAAACAACATAAGGATACACCTGAATGCACAGAAAAACGGGAAAATCAGAGGAAAGGTGAGTAG
- the chvE gene encoding multiple monosaccharide ABC transporter substrate-binding protein: protein MKRKFLAAAMAFALTAGMLSGCASSTGSAPESKETQTTAAAATEAAKAAETKAEETKAAKGSGTLVGVAMPTKDLQRWNQDGANMKKELEDAGYQVDLQYASNDVQTQVSQVENMISNGCQILVVASIDGSSLGEPLSQAKAMGIPVISYDRLIMNSDAVTYYATFDNYKVGQKQGEYLVKALGLETATEPKNIELFTGDPADNNCNFFFGGAMDVLKKYIDSGKLVVKSGQTAFEQVATANWDSEKAQNRMDTIIAGNYSDGTVLDAVLCSNDSTALGVENALASSYTGKYPVITGQDCDIANVKNMLQGKQAMSIFKDTRTLASQVVKMVDSVMQGGEAEINDTKSYDNGTGIIPTFLCDPVVVTVDNYKDMLITSGYYTEDQLK, encoded by the coding sequence ATGAAACGAAAATTTTTAGCGGCTGCGATGGCATTTGCCCTGACAGCAGGAATGCTTTCCGGATGCGCCAGCTCCACAGGCTCCGCACCGGAGAGCAAAGAGACTCAGACAACGGCAGCGGCCGCTACGGAAGCGGCCAAAGCAGCAGAGACCAAGGCAGAGGAAACCAAAGCAGCAAAAGGGAGCGGGACCTTAGTCGGAGTTGCAATGCCTACCAAGGATTTACAGCGTTGGAATCAGGATGGAGCCAATATGAAGAAGGAACTGGAGGACGCCGGATATCAGGTAGATTTACAGTATGCCAGCAATGATGTCCAGACTCAGGTATCCCAGGTGGAAAATATGATTTCCAATGGCTGCCAGATACTGGTGGTTGCCTCTATTGACGGAAGCTCCTTAGGTGAACCCTTGAGCCAGGCCAAAGCCATGGGCATTCCGGTAATCTCCTATGACCGACTGATCATGAATTCTGATGCGGTCACTTATTATGCAACCTTTGATAACTATAAAGTAGGGCAAAAGCAGGGAGAGTACCTGGTAAAAGCTCTGGGCCTAGAGACAGCCACGGAACCTAAGAACATTGAGCTGTTTACCGGAGATCCGGCTGACAACAACTGTAATTTCTTCTTCGGCGGAGCTATGGATGTCCTTAAGAAGTATATAGACAGCGGAAAACTGGTAGTAAAATCCGGCCAGACCGCATTTGAACAGGTAGCCACAGCTAACTGGGATTCTGAGAAAGCCCAGAACCGTATGGATACCATTATTGCTGGCAACTATTCTGACGGAACCGTATTGGACGCAGTACTTTGCTCCAATGATTCCACTGCCCTTGGAGTAGAGAATGCCCTTGCTTCTTCCTATACAGGAAAATACCCGGTCATTACCGGACAGGACTGTGATATTGCCAATGTAAAGAACATGCTCCAAGGAAAACAGGCAATGAGCATCTTTAAGGATACCCGAACCCTTGCTTCTCAGGTGGTAAAGATGGTGGATTCCGTGATGCAGGGGGGAGAAGCGGAGATCAACGATACCAAATCCTATGACAATGGAACCGGAATCATTCCTACCTTCCTGTGCGATCCGGTGGTGGTAACGGTTGACAATTACAAAGATATGCTGATCACTTCCGGTTATTATACAGAAGACCAGTTAAAGTAA
- a CDS encoding LysR family transcriptional regulator, whose product MEIRRLSYFVSVVKHKNFTKAAQEHHMVQTAMSRQIAAIEEELGVVLLKRNNRTVLLTPAGEVFYSRALKIIELYNEMIFQTQKTAKLHPKVLEIGFGHYEHILIAQVVSEFKALYPDIDVLVAKYSYIDLITYLQAGKLDIVFSLPFSPAFVSLDETVVKQVFPSTMYLIVNKKHPIAQFDTISADLLNECTLITLSEDSGPCSLEILKQFTMAAGLNINNMINANSLESQILMVESGLGVAFLPSICIKHLTPNVKAINLKDFDPGNFVAMYQKSNENPFIKIFLQLASLKES is encoded by the coding sequence ATGGAAATCAGAAGATTGTCTTATTTTGTATCAGTTGTAAAGCATAAGAATTTTACAAAAGCTGCTCAGGAACACCACATGGTGCAAACAGCAATGAGCCGCCAGATTGCGGCCATAGAGGAAGAGCTGGGCGTTGTCTTGCTAAAGCGCAACAACAGGACTGTTTTGCTGACACCAGCCGGGGAAGTATTTTACTCCAGAGCCTTAAAAATTATAGAACTGTACAACGAGATGATTTTTCAAACTCAAAAAACAGCCAAGCTCCATCCCAAAGTACTGGAAATCGGGTTTGGCCATTATGAACACATTTTAATTGCGCAGGTTGTTTCTGAGTTTAAGGCCCTATATCCTGATATTGATGTATTGGTTGCCAAGTATAGTTATATCGACCTCATCACGTATTTACAGGCCGGAAAATTAGATATCGTCTTTTCCCTTCCCTTCAGCCCCGCGTTTGTCTCCCTTGATGAAACTGTGGTAAAGCAGGTTTTTCCTTCTACCATGTATCTCATTGTAAATAAAAAGCATCCTATAGCCCAGTTTGATACCATATCGGCCGATTTGCTGAATGAATGTACATTAATTACCTTAAGCGAAGACTCCGGTCCCTGCTCCCTGGAGATTTTAAAACAATTTACAATGGCGGCCGGCCTTAACATCAACAATATGATTAATGCCAATAGTCTGGAATCACAGATTTTAATGGTTGAATCCGGGCTGGGTGTGGCATTCCTGCCCAGTATTTGCATCAAGCATTTAACGCCGAATGTGAAAGCTATTAATTTAAAGGATTTCGATCCAGGGAATTTCGTTGCCATGTACCAGAAATCCAATGAAAATCCATTTATAAAAATTTTTCTGCAATTAGCGTCTTTGAAAGAAAGTTAA
- a CDS encoding MetS family NSS transporter small subunit, with translation MNPFALTMMIVGCSIVWGGLFLCVGIALTKKTEE, from the coding sequence ATGAATCCATTTGCACTGACTATGATGATTGTTGGTTGTTCCATAGTATGGGGTGGGCTGTTTCTGTGCGTGGGCATTGCCTTAACTAAAAAAACAGAAGAATAA
- a CDS encoding sodium-dependent transporter has product MRDQWNSRTGFLFAAIGAAVGLGNLWRFPFQAYKNGGGAFFLPYFVAIITCAVPLMIMEYTYGRRIRGGSTKAFAKLKKKLEIIGWVQVMVPIVVMMFYSTIISISVVFMIYCIGHAFGMVNWMGNPGPLLGVITGQAQNAFDFASGISFYMLGAVFVVWFCNWAIVRRGISGGIEKASKIFTPLLMVLMIVFMINSMRLEGANIGLNALFTPDFSKILNPSIWVAAYAQVFFSTTLAVGVMIAYGSYLGEKQDIVNNSFITVLSNSSFDIIAGITVFSTLGFLVNKQGVSFDSFGTGAGVAFIAFPIAISTMSSNIVIQGILGFLFFFCLFIAGISSSISMLESFNTSALDKFKISRKKLTNIISMVGFMGSATFATYCGFNYILDLVDSYVANYVIATLGLVEVIAISYIYGTEKLREDANQYSDFKIGRWWDYLLKYFTPILLGITVITNFVSGIMKMFGMDSVTLLSNIVFGWGSVALMIGVAVLFCKRPWQVDIE; this is encoded by the coding sequence ATGCGTGATCAATGGAACAGCAGAACAGGCTTTTTATTCGCAGCGATTGGAGCTGCGGTAGGATTAGGTAATTTATGGAGATTTCCGTTTCAAGCTTATAAAAACGGTGGGGGAGCATTTTTCCTTCCATACTTTGTAGCGATTATTACATGTGCCGTTCCCTTAATGATCATGGAATACACCTATGGTCGGAGAATCCGCGGCGGATCTACAAAGGCATTTGCCAAGCTGAAAAAGAAATTGGAAATTATTGGCTGGGTACAGGTTATGGTTCCCATCGTGGTCATGATGTTTTACAGCACCATCATATCCATATCCGTCGTCTTTATGATTTATTGTATCGGTCATGCCTTTGGTATGGTAAACTGGATGGGCAATCCGGGACCGCTGTTAGGTGTTATTACCGGGCAGGCCCAGAATGCTTTTGATTTTGCAAGCGGCATCAGTTTCTATATGCTGGGGGCTGTGTTTGTGGTATGGTTCTGCAACTGGGCCATTGTCCGGCGCGGTATTTCCGGAGGGATTGAAAAGGCCTCAAAGATATTCACTCCTCTGCTCATGGTTCTGATGATCGTTTTTATGATCAACTCTATGAGGCTGGAAGGCGCGAATATTGGGTTAAATGCATTGTTTACACCGGATTTTTCTAAAATTTTAAACCCAAGTATATGGGTTGCGGCATATGCACAGGTATTTTTCTCCACCACGCTAGCAGTTGGTGTTATGATTGCTTACGGCTCTTATCTGGGAGAAAAACAGGATATTGTAAACAATTCATTTATCACCGTACTGTCAAACAGCTCCTTTGATATTATTGCAGGGATTACCGTATTTTCTACCCTTGGATTTTTGGTAAATAAGCAGGGAGTATCTTTTGACTCCTTTGGAACAGGTGCAGGAGTTGCTTTTATCGCATTTCCTATCGCTATTTCCACTATGTCTTCCAATATTGTGATACAGGGTATTTTGGGATTTTTATTTTTCTTCTGCCTTTTTATTGCCGGTATTTCCTCCAGTATTTCTATGCTTGAGTCATTCAATACCTCGGCCTTGGATAAATTTAAGATATCCCGTAAAAAGCTTACCAACATCATTTCCATGGTCGGTTTTATGGGTAGTGCCACCTTTGCTACTTACTGCGGGTTTAACTATATTCTGGACCTAGTGGATTCTTATGTGGCAAACTATGTGATCGCTACTTTAGGCCTGGTGGAGGTTATTGCAATCAGTTACATTTATGGTACGGAGAAGTTAAGAGAGGATGCAAACCAATATTCAGATTTCAAGATCGGCAGATGGTGGGATTACTTACTAAAATACTTTACGCCCATACTGCTGGGAATTACGGTTATTACAAATTTTGTATCCGGTATTATGAAGATGTTTGGTATGGACTCTGTAACACTTTTATCAAATATTGTGTTCGGCTGGGGTTCTGTTGCACTAATGATCGGTGTTGCCGTATTATTCTGTAAACGCCCATGGCAGGTTGATATTGAATAA